Proteins encoded together in one Telopea speciosissima isolate NSW1024214 ecotype Mountain lineage chromosome 6, Tspe_v1, whole genome shotgun sequence window:
- the LOC122664630 gene encoding phragmoplastin DRP1E-like codes for MTTMESLIGLVNRIQRACTVLGDYGGDNSAFSSLWEALPSVAVVGGQSSGKSSVLESIVGRDFLPRGSGIVTRRPLVLQLQKTDDGQPEYAEFLHLPKRRFTDFAVVRREIEEETNRVTGRTKQISPIPIHLSIYSPNVVNLTLVDLPGLTKVAVEGQPDSIVQDIENMVRSYVEKPNCVILAISPANQDIATSDAIKLAREVDPSGERTFGVLTKLDLMDKGTNALDVLEGRSYRLQHPWVGVVNRSQADINKNVDMMAARRREREYFVSSSEYGHLASKMGSEYLAKLLSRHLESVIRARIPSITSLINKNIDELESEMDHLGRPIAIDAGAQLYTILELCRAFDRIFKEHLEGGRPGGDRVYGVFDNQLPAALKKLPFDRHLSLQNVRKVISEADGYQPHLIAPEQGYRRLIDGALQYFRGPAEASVDAVHFILKELVRKSIGETQELKRFPTLQAELSAAANEALERFRDESKKTTLRLVDMESSYLTVDFFRKLPQEVEKGGNPSASTIDRYTEGHFRRIGSNVSFYINMVSETLKNSIPKAVVYCQVREAKRCLLDHFYTQVGKKEGKQLSQLLDEDPALMDRRQQCAKRLELYKAARDEIDSVSWAR; via the exons aTGACGACCATGGAGAGCTTGATCGGTCTGGTTAACAGAATCCAGAGAGCTTGCACTGTTCTCGGTGACTACGGTGGCGACAATAGCGCGTTTTCGTCTCTGTGGGAAGCACTTCCTTCCGTCGCCGTCGTTGGTGGACAG AGTTCTGGTAAATCTTCAGTTCTGGAGAGTATCGTTGGTCGCGATTTTCTTCCAAGGGGATCTG GGATCGTGACTAGGCGGCCATTGGTCTTGCAGCTGCAAAAGACGGATGACGGACAGCCTGAGTACGCTGAGTTTCTTCATTTGCCAAAGAGGAGATTCACCGACTTCG CTGTGGTCCGTAGAGAAATTGAGGAAGAAACTAATAGGGTTACTGGGAGGACAAAGCAGATCTCTCCTATTCCTATCCATCTCAGCATCTATTCTCCAAACG TTGTCAATTTAACACTGGTAGATTTACCCGGTCTGACAAAGGTTGCTGTAG AGGGACAACCAGATAGTATTGTTCAAGACATTGAAAACATGGTTCGTTCTTATGTTGAGAAG CCTAATTGCGTCATACTTGCAATCTCTCCAGCAAATCAAGATATAGCAACATCTGATGCGATTAAACTTGCTAGAGAAGTTGACCCCTCAG GGGAGAGAACTTTTGGGGTGTTGACAAAGCTAGATTTGATGGACAAGGGAACAAATGCATTGGAT GTTCTCGAGGGAAGATCTTATAGGTTGCAACATCCTTGGGTTGGAGTTGTGAATCGTTCACAAGCTGACATTAATAAAAATGTCGATATGATGGCAGCAAGGCGTCGAGAGCGAGAATATTTCGTGTCAAGTTCAGAGTATGGACATTTGGCCAGTAAAATGGGATCTGAGTATCTTGCCAAACTCCTCTCAAGG CATTTAGAGTCTGTGATAAGAGCACGCATACCAAGTATCACATCCTTGATAAACAAAAATATTGATGAACTTGAATCAGAGATGGACCATCTTGGTAGGCCAATTGCTATTGATGCTGGG GCTCAGTTGTACACAATTTTAGAACTCTGTCGAGCATTTGATCGTATATTCAAGGAGCATTTGGAAGGAGG GCGTCCTGGAGGTGATCGCGTATATGGAGTTTTTGACAACCAGCTCCCTGCTGCTTTGAAAAAGCTTCCTTTTGATCGTCATCTATCCTTACAGAATGTAAGGAAGGTGATTTCCGAAGCAGATGGTTACCAACCCCATTTGATTGCTCCTGAACAAGGTTACCGGCGCCTCATTGATGGAGCCCTTCAATATTTTAGAGGCCCAGCTGAAGCGTCAGTTGATGCT GTTCACTTCATCTTGAAGGAACTTGTGAGAAAGTCAATAGGAGAAACTCAG GAGTTGAAGCGCTTCCCAACACTTCAAGCAGAGTTATCAGCTGCTGCCAATGAAGCTTTGGAGAGGTTCCGAGATGAGAGTAAGAAGACAACTCTGCGGTTGGTGGATATGGAGTCATCATACCTAACTGTGGATTTCTTCCGGAAGCTTCCACAAGAGGTGGAAAAAGGGGGAAACCCATCTGCTTCAACCATTGATCGATATACAGAGGGTCACTTCAGGAGGATAGGATCCAATGTCTCCTTCTACATCAATATGGTGTCTGAGACGTTGAAGAACTCCATTCCAAAGGCAGTGGTCTATTGTCAAGTTCGGGAGGCCAAGCGGTGTTTACTGGATCACTTCTATACACAAGTGGGCAAGAAGGAG GGCAAGCAGCTTTCGCAATTGTTGGACGAGGACCCTGCATTGATGGATAGGAGGCAGCAATGTGCTAAGAGGCTCGAATTGTACAAGGCAGCAAGGGATGAGATTGACTCTGTGTCATGGGCTCGGTGA
- the LOC122663760 gene encoding haloacid dehalogenase-like hydrolase domain-containing protein Sgpp: MNSLCFRDPHCSLPHSPWFNRRDPFLKKNNLQRRNLLICRSSSQMAISSDSQTTERCSLSRVAPLEAVLFDIDGTLCDSDPVHFLAFRELLLEIGYNGGVPIDEDFYVKNIAGMHNPDLCPILLPDWEFEKALKFMDDKEAMFRRLAPEKVKPVDGLHKLCKWIKDRGFKRAAVTNAPRPNAELMISLLGLSDFFDVLVIGSECERAKPFPDPYLKGLEALKVSSSHCFVFEDSASGIKAGVAAEMPVVGLSFRNPEHILNAAGATFLIKSYNDPKLWSALEELDRGAAGERATTA, encoded by the exons ATGAACTCTCTGTGTTTTCGAGATCCTCATTGTAGCCTACCCCATTCTCCCTGGTTTAATCGTAGAGACCCATTTCTAAAGAAGAATAATTTGCAGAGAAGAAATCTTTTGATTTGTCGCTCCTCTTCTCAGATGGCAATTTCATCGGATTCTCAAACAACAGAGag ATGTTCTCTCTCTAGGGTTGCTCCCCTGGAAGCTGTATTGTTTGATATTGATGGAACTCTATGTGACTCAGATCCTGTCCATTTCTTAGCTTTCCGTGAATTGCTTCTAGAG ATTGGTTACAATGGTGGAGTCCCTATCGATGAGGATTTTTATGTTAAGAATATTGCTGGCATGCATAACCCAGACCTCTGTCCCATACTCCTCCCTGATTGGGAATTTGAGAAGGCCCTTAAATTCATGGATGATAAGGAAGCAATGTTTCGTAG ATTGGCACCAGAAAAAGTGAAGCCAGTAGATGGCCTACACAAGTTGTGTAAATGGATTAAAGATCGTGGCTTCAAACGGGCAGCAGTTACTAATGCTCCAAGACCAAATGCAGAGCTTATGATTTCACTTCTGGGATTGTCTGATTTCTTTGATGTGCTTGTAATTGGGAGCGAATGTGAGCGAGCAAAGCCGTTTCCTGATCCTTACCTGAAAGGTCTAGAAGCACTGAAGGTTTCTTCTTcccattgttttgtttttgag GATTCTGCATCAGGAATAAAAGCTGGAGTGGCAGCAGAGATGCCTGTTGTGGGTTTATCTTTTAGAAATCCTGAACATATATTGAATGCAGCAGGGGCCACGTTTCTCATTAAGAGTTATAATGACCCAAAATTGTGGTCAGCATTGGAAGAACTTGACAGAGGAGCGGCGGGAGAAAGAGCTACTACAGCTTGA